From Hallerella porci, a single genomic window includes:
- a CDS encoding heavy-metal-associated domain-containing protein, translating into MKKKLIAQNCAAKMEAEIQKIPGVLNASVNFLLQKITIEADEKCFDEILQKAIATCKKVEPDCQIFA; encoded by the coding sequence ATGAAAAAGAAATTGATTGCGCAAAATTGCGCTGCAAAAATGGAAGCGGAAATTCAAAAAATTCCAGGCGTTTTGAATGCATCCGTCAATTTCCTTTTGCAAAAAATCACAATTGAAGCAGACGAAAAATGTTTCGATGAAATTTTGCAAAAAGCGATTGCGACTTGCAAAAAAGTGGAACCGGATTGTCAAATTTTTGCGTAG